tgcagtggctcacacctgtaatcccaacactttgggaggccaaggcaggtggatcacttaaggtcaggagtttgagaccagtctggccaacatggtgaaaccccatccctactaaaaatatgaaaattagctgggcatggtggccggcgcctgtaatccctgctactcaggaggctgaggcaggagaatcacttgaacccaggagacggaggttgcagtgagccgagatcacaccattgcactccagcctaggtgacagagtgagactctgtctcaaataaataaataagtaaataaaaataaaataaaaggtgaggtaaacaaaacatataaaaagactATGATGGCAACAGTAGCAAGTGGAGCCCCCAGGAACTTGGCTTACTTGTTAATAAACTGCTCGAGGCCCTGCCTCCTTTCTTCGATGAAAGACTCTTCAAAGATCCCTTCATCTCCTCGGAAAGGGAGCTGCCGCTTCAAGGCTTTCCCAGGCAGTGGTGGTACTACAATCTGCAGGCACACACAAAATTCCAGCCACatgggagagagacagagtgggaATGAGATGGTAAAGCACTGTGTACCTCATTTCTTATTAGGCATAGGGTCCATCCTGTCCCACAGCCAGCAACTTGCAAGAACTAAGACCATAAGAACAGTCAGGATGGCTCGGGTCAAAAATTAATCCATTTCTGTGGGAGGACAGGTTTACTAcctcaaaagaaggaaataaactcCAAATAATCCTCACTTTCCTTAACAAGCCACTACCATTCAAGAATTTAGCTAGGATTTTCCTGACACTAGACTTTCCATTTTTAGCACCTACAGGAATTAAGTTGTACAACTTTACTAGTGACTAAGTGaagtaatactttaaaaaaaaaacttgtcctGAActtaccactttctttttttttttttttttttttttgagacagagtgttgctctgtcacccaggctggagtgcagtggcacgatctcagctaactgcaacctctgcctcccaggttcaagcaattcccatgcctcagcctcccaagtagctgggattacaggcatccaccaccacacctggctgattcttgtatttttagtataggcggggtttcaccatgttgaccaggctggtcttgaactcctgacatcaggtgatccgcccgcctcagcctcccaaagtgctgggattacaggcatgagccactgtgcccagccagaacttACCACTTTCAAGTTTCAAAAGGTATCCCCCAATCTAAAATACTGAGATTTGATGGATAAGAATGTGTTCACCCTCTTCATTCCCTTCAAGACTTTATAGACTGTGGTTGTATGCCCCCTCAGCCTATGTAGAGCTCCTCCTCCAAAGATGCCACACAGAGAACAAGGCCATACCTTGCTATCTCTCTCCAGCTCATTTTTCAGCCACTCAAAGTCACTGTAGCGCCGCCGTACGCAGGACTCCTTTAGCTTGAAGATAGGTAGGTTTGTCTACATGgaaggaaaaattaaagaagaaagatgGTAAGTAATGTTCAGCCTGTGGTAGCCACCTGTCTGAGTAACTTGGACAGGTCCCAATGAAGAAATAGCTCCTATGGATCATGCTCCTATAACCCTTTCAAATCACCACCAGGTAAAAACCAACCCTTACCACATCCAACCTTATCATAGCTGATGATCAGAAGTCCCTTGCTGCTTTGAATTTATCCTACAAGTAGACTTGCAGTAgtatgtaaatatgtacatataagaGTTTtcaccgggcttggtggctcacgcctgtaatcccagcacttttggaggccaaggcaggcagatcacttgaggtcaagagttcaagaccagcctggccaacatggtgaaaccctgtctctactaaaaatacaaaaattagccaggtgtggcggcacacacttgtaatctcaacaacttgtgaggctgaggcaaaaggatcacttgaatccaggaggcggaggttgcagtgagccaagatcacaccactgcactccagcctgggagacagagtgagattctgtctcaaaaaaaaagaagagtttcactgcattttattatttataataagaaTAAATGTCTATGAATAGACAATAGGTTACAATGAATTATGGTATACCTGTATAGTAGAATATTAAATAACTATGAAAAGAATGtgaaagccaggtgcagtggctcacacctacaatcccagcactttgggatgccgaggcaagggatcacctgagcccaggagtttgagaccagcctgggcaaccatagcaagattccatctctataaaaagtaaaaaagccaggtgtagtggcagtgctcgcttgtggtcccagctactcaggaggatcacctgagcccaggaggtcaaggctatggtGAACTGTGATTATGCTACTGTAATCTGgcacagagactctgtctctcgaaataaaaatgaaagatctcTATGTGCCAGTATGGAAAGATATTAAGTAGTAAAATCAAGGTATagaacagtatatatatatagcttgcctctatttgtgttttaaaaagggatgtatatgtatatatttatactgaTTAATAAagtatttatgaaaatatactGGTAATGGTGATTGACTTTCGAGAGTAAGAGAAGACAACTGGAATGGGTGGAATAGTCACATTTTTCATTGTACAATTTGAATTTATCATGTGTACATattacattttcctttaaaaagtgaatttaaaTTCCCTGTAAAGAGATAAACACATCCAAGTTATGCCTACCTCTGCTCTTCCTGTCCAAATCCTCTCCATTCTACCAGTGCTCACTCAACTCTCACTTCATACAAAAAAATTTTCTGACAACAACTGGATTTATTGGTTTTCCTCCTCTCTGAACTCTTCTGACAGTTATACTTTAGCATTGCCTGATACACTATTGTTTTATGCATCGTTTGCCTTGTCTAACTAACTAATCTCATTAAGATCAGAAACTATGACTACTTCTGCATCTTCTAAAATGCAGAATATGCAAGTTACTCAATAAATGCTCAATTGATTAATAGAGactctatgtgtctgtttatcCTCTCATCTAGAAAATGCGTAAGAAATCACCATTACAAAAGTTGGCTTACCATAGCTTGCTCCCTGATATAAATCAGCTCATTCCCACGTTTTAAACACTGAGAAGATTCCCAAGGCTCTAGTGGCAACACGAATCCCCTGACAGAAAACCCTGATCTTCACTCCTGTCTACAAGTTCTAAATAGAAATGGCCAACCACATGTATTAATACTGACCATATTTACTGCCAGTCAATTCAGGTGAGAGGATGAATAAAATAAACTAGTTATCTCCTTTCTCCACAACTGCCTCTTGGCAGGAAAAGAGCAACTCGAAACTCCATTAGAGCTTCACACAGAACCCACTACATCATGCTTTGTACTCCTTGACACTGGAAATTGTCTTTTCAGGATCCAGTTCTCAAATAGGCCATCAAAAGCCAAATAACTGGCCAATTTTACATTAAACTCCATCCAGGATCGTCAAGGTCCAAGGAATGTCAATAGGTTGAAATGGAGTGAGATTCATATAAAGTAATATTACTAAACCATTATTtacttaaaagaataaataagggctggatgcggtggctcacgcctgtaatcccagcactttgggaggcgaggcaggcagatcacttgaggtcaggagttcgagaccagcctggccaacatggtgaaaccctgtctctactaaaaatacaaaaattagccaggtgcttgtaatcccaactactcaggaaggtgaggcaggagaatcgcttgaacccaggaggcggaggctgcagtgagccgagatcatgccactgccctccagcctgggtgacagagcaagactttgtctccaaaaaaaaaaaaaaaagaataaacaaggccaggcgtggtggctcacacctgtaatcccagcactttgggagactgaggtggatggatcacttgaggtcaggagttcgagaccagcctggccaacatggcgaaaccccatctctactaaaaatacaaaaattaggccgggcatggtggctgacacctataatcccagcactttgggaggccgaggcaagcggatcacttgaggtcaggagttcgagaccagcctggccaacatggcgaaacctgtctctactaaaaatacaaaaattagccaggcgtggtggtacatgcctgtaatcccagctacttgggaggctgaggcaggagaatcacttgaacccgggaggcagaggttgcagtgagccaagatcacaccactgcactccagcctgggctacaagagcaaaactctatctcaaaaaaaaaaaaaaaaaattagccaggtgtggtggcaccatgccttatgcctgtagtcccagctactccagaggctgaggcaggagaatcgcttgaacctgggaggcataggttgcagtgagctgagatcatgccactgcactccagcctgggtgacagagcgagactccgtctcgaaaaaaaaaaaaaaattgtggaaggGACCGATTAAAAGTTTAGTGAGTAGAAAAATTTTGCATGCTAAAGTTTTGCTACTAAGTGTTGTCAAGGAGACAGAAGTGTAGCAGAAAGAATATGGAGTCAGACATATTTGTGTTCAAATTCCAGCCCTGTCAGTTATAGTTACGTgtacttgggcaagttacttaaactgcATTCCTCCTCAGTTTCCCATGTGTAAAACGAAGTTCTGTAAGGATTAAGACAAATTAAAACCTAGttcagtgcctggtacacagtaggcactAGATGAACAGTCCCTGTTGTTATTAGAATACCTGGagtagggccaggcgtggtggctcacgcctctaatcccagccctctgggaggccgaggcaggaggatcacttgcggtcagcagttcaagaccagcctggccaacatggcgaaaccccgtctctactaaaaatacaaaaattagccaggcatggtggcacgtgcctgtaatcccagctacttgggaggatgaggcaggagaattgcttgaacccaggaggcggaggttgcagcgagccgagatcgcaccattgcacggcagcctgggcaacagaacgagactctgtctcttaaaaaaaaaaaaaaaaaaaaaaaaaagaataccctgAGTAAAGAGCGATTTCATTCAGAATCCCTAAGACTCTTGGGTAATGCATTGAATGTCTCCAAAACCCCACAGCAGACAGCCCTTATGCTGTACTAGTTATGCCCAAGCTCCCTCAGGTAACTAAGTTCTCCAGCACTGACAATTTCCTGCTTTTATCATATTCTGAAGGACCTAAATTCCATTCTCCCCCAAAGACATGATTTCAAATAGTTCTTATATAGACAAGTGTTTCTCATGTTTTGctattcacttttctttcttcagtttggACTTTGCCAAACTTGGAATCTGGAAATCATAATTTCTCAATAAGATTTCAAAGCCCAAGTAGGAGACCACAATTTCTCATTCAATTCACTCCTTCAACAATGAAAGCACATACACTCTTTTAGTTCTTCAATGCTGTTTGAGCAGGATGCTGTCCATAGAGAATATTCTGGCCTTTTAGtctgagaagaaaacataaggaaaactagaaaatgaTTCTCAAACTGTTTTGCCTATAACCACTTCAAGTGGGCAAAAGATCCTGCAAACCAAGTACTCTATCTGCACATTCCATCCTTGCATTATGGGCTGAGCACTAGAGAGTAAAGTCCTCTATCATGCATGCTGGAAGAAGCCACTCCTGGGCAGTTCTGAAATGTCATGTATTAAAGTAACTACAGACCAGGGTCAGAATCCAAAAGGGTAATCTAGGACAGAAAGGGCAAAAAGCCATTCATATACAAAGTACCTAAACGAGAGTCAATAAATACTGAAATAAACATTCTGGATACTTCAAATCTAAAGGATCCACATAGAATGAAAGCAGTGACTGACAAGGCACCAATCCCAGGGCAAGGCCAGGTTTCAAGGCGAGACAGCACGTAGTACCTGCGAAAACTTAAGCATAAAACATTTCTCTCCTTCAGATGCTGATCCGACACAAGTTAGGAAAGCGCTCGCTCTCAAGGAGACTGTCTTTCTTATTTCTGCTCCCACAAGCCTACTGTCTGCCTTTTCTGGAATCTACCTTCCTTTTCTGGAATCTACCTTCCCTTTAATTCAAGGCTTTGCTTTACTCCATTATCCCGGGGAGACCTCATTAGAAAGCAGCCGGCCTTCCTGCCCTCCCTCTTCAGACTTCCCACAACCTAGTTTAGTTATGGAGCTCAGCGATATACTGCCTTGGCTTTCCATCCCCCAGCCCtcttccatcctccctcccttccttcagtCGCTACAGCCGTGATTCCTATCTCCTTGAATTCCTCGCTCTAATCTTCTTCCATCCACCCCACCCTATCCAGCCATGCTTCACTTCCTCATGGGTAGTTTTTCTGCATCCCCGTCCGATGTCTCCCTCAGGAGTCTTCTGCATCCTCCGGCCACAACTGAATCGGCAGACCTCGTTCCAAGCCTATTATACCCCTAACCCCCAAATGACCCCTAAGGCGTCTTCCCCACCGTTAGTTGTCCCCGCGGtagcctccctctcccctcccgccCGCGCCGCCCGGTCCTCCCTCAGCTGTCTCCCTCACCCCGTGACTCACCCGCATGCGAACCTCATAGGTGGTGAAGCGCGCGCGTCCCACGCCCACCGTCTGAGGATTAAAGATGTCGATCTCCAGGAAGTTACTTGGCGGCCCGTAAGCGTCGGTCAGGTCTTGCGGCTTCGAGTTAAGGCGCCGGGTATCAGCTACTGCCGTGTCCGACATCTTTCCGAAGGAGAGCCTGGGACCGGGGaaggggggtgggggacagaggcctgaggcaggagcgCGCACGGCCCCTCCCGcttgcaaaataaccagccaacCCACAGGCGGCGGCGGCGCGCACGCGCGCCCACGCACGCACGCGCACGCCGCACGGGCCTGGGCCCCGCGCCCTGAATAGCGGCCGTGCTGACTGCTGCGCGCCCTGTAGAGTGGAGGCCATATTCAGGCTTCCGGGTGATGTTTGTGGCCACCCGGGAACCTGCATCCCCAATACGCAGTACCCAATACCCTGCCTAGCATCACAGGCTGGCTCCGCCAATCGCGGCTCCTCAACCCAAGAAATTGTCTCGTACCGTGTATCAATCAACAGTGGGCACTGCCCCGCGAGCCAGGCTCCTACAGTGATAGGCCGAAGCCCAGTGACCTGAAGTCCTGGTTTTCCGCGAAAATAGAAGGGTGGTCTATGGAGGGTGGGGTTCCAACAATAGTACTGAGAACCTATAACGTAGCCGTCCCACCTGTGCCACTGATGGTTTCAGTTCACGCCACACACAATGGCGCACTCAGCACTACGTATGGCGCCAGGAAAGCAGCAAGCAACTAGGATGGGGTAAAGAAAGATATTTCTCTCTCACTTTTCAGGAAAATTGGGCATATCTTACTCCTTGTTGCCACACTCCAGGTGTACTCAATCTTACATTTATCAGCAAATTGAGGGTACTTATTTCATACCTTCTATTTCTACTCCGCAGAACTCCATACTTGGCACTGCTCTGAGGTTGCTTGCAACCCATAATGGAGATAGAATAAATGTTTACATGagaatatctatataaatattaatatttatatgacTAATTTACATATGCTCCACATTAAAGGGTAGACTGGGTGATGATTTCAGGTCATCCTTTCTCCACATTTCCCCTGCCCTCCTctactcaaaaaatatttcccATATCACTGATGCCTGAAATTCTTTCAACAGAGTATGAGGCCCTACAATTTCACAATTGCTATTTAATTCAATTTAACCAATATCCACTAAGCAAATACGTGCCAAGCACCATGCTAAACACTAAAATCCTGGAGTTAAATaagagtccctgccctcaaggagttaaCATTCTAGCAAGGGAGACAAGTAAACAAAACTAATATAATGTGACAAatacaaaataagtaaatgttCAAAGCAGCACATAGGAAATGTATAACTGGAAAAATTAGGGGAGGTTCCCCTGGAGGAGGAAACATCTGAGTTTAACAGACATGAAAAGACATAAAGGACAAATAGGAGTGGAAACAGGGAAAGGTAATTTCTGGAATAA
The Gorilla gorilla gorilla isolate KB3781 chromosome X, NHGRI_mGorGor1-v2.1_pri, whole genome shotgun sequence genome window above contains:
- the SNX12 gene encoding sorting nexin-12, which gives rise to MSDTAVADTRRLNSKPQDLTDAYGPPSNFLEIDIFNPQTVGVGRARFTTYEVRMRTNLPIFKLKESCVRRRYSDFEWLKNELERDSKIVVPPLPGKALKRQLPFRGDEGIFEESFIEERRQGLEQFINKIAGHPLAQNERCLHMFLQEEAIDRNYVPGKVRQ